Genomic DNA from Candidatus Eisenbacteria bacterium:
GATCGCAGCATGCATCGCCTCGATCCCCTTCCGCTCGATCCCCACCGTCCGCACGATCGGCGGCTTCCAGCCGCCCTGCGGCCGGAACGCGAGCGACGAGCGGAGCGCCGCCTCCATCGCGTCCGCGCCCGGATGATCCGCCTTGTTCAGCACGAGCACGTCCGCGATCTCCATGAGCCCCGCCTTCAGGGCCTGGATCGCGTCCCCCGACTCCGGCGTGAGCACGACCGCGACCGTGTCCGCGGTTTCGGCCACGTCCAGCTCGGACTGTCCCACGCCCACCGTCTCGATGAGCGTGGTGCCCGCGCCCCACGCGTCGAGGACCTCGCAGAGCTCCCCGGTCCGTGCCGCCAGGCCGCCGAGGCTCCCGCGGGTGGCCATGCTCCGGATGAACACCGCCGGGTCCGTGGCGTGCTCTCCCATTCGGACCCGGTCGCCCAGGATCGCCCCCCCCGTGAACGGGCTCGTGGGATCCACGGCGACCACGCCGACCCGAACGCCCTCGGCGCGCAGGAGCCGCGCGTACTCCGCGACCAGCGTGCTCTTCCCAGCGCCCGGCGGACCCGTCACCCCGACCCGCGGCGACTCCGGCTTCTTCCCGAAGATCGCGTCGAGAAGGGCCTCCGCCTCGGGAGCGCCGTTCTCGACGAGCGTCATGGCCCTGGCGACGGCCCTGGCGTCACCGTTCAGGATCGCGTTGGCGAGCTCCGCGACGGGGCCGGCGGCCCTGATCGAATCCGCGGCGCGCCTCGGCGCGGCGTCGGCCGCGGCTGCTCGCGCGGCGCCGGCGCGCGCGGTCAATACTCCATCCCGGCGCGCGACTCGATTCCCTTCTTGTAGTGATGCTTGATCTCGCGAACCTCGCTCACGGTGTCGGCGAATTCCACGATCGGCGCCGGCGCGTTCCGGCCGGTCAGGATCAGGTCCATCCAGCGCGGTCGCGCCTTCGCCAGCTCGAGCACCTCCTGCGTGGGAACCATGCCGAAGTCGGTCACGACGTTGATCTCGTCCAGGATCAGGAGATCGTGCTGCCCACCCCGGACGATCTCCCACGCCTTGTCGAGCCCCGCGCGCGCCAGCTCCACGTCACGCGGATCGAGCCTCTTGGGATCCACGAACACGTTCCGACCGTACTGGTAAACATCCACGCCGAGCCGGTCGCG
This window encodes:
- the meaB gene encoding methylmalonyl Co-A mutase-associated GTPase MeaB gives rise to the protein MTARAGAARAAAADAAPRRAADSIRAAGPVAELANAILNGDARAVARAMTLVENGAPEAEALLDAIFGKKPESPRVGVTGPPGAGKSTLVAEYARLLRAEGVRVGVVAVDPTSPFTGGAILGDRVRMGEHATDPAVFIRSMATRGSLGGLAARTGELCEVLDAWGAGTTLIETVGVGQSELDVAETADTVAVVLTPESGDAIQALKAGLMEIADVLVLNKADHPGADAMEAALRSSLAFRPQGGWKPPIVRTVGIERKGIEAMHAAILQHREHVSRPEVRGDVRRAKTRLRLRNAVREGLMGRWFSGGRFETELDREADRVLEGKISPHRAARDLMERITRDAEHAS
- a CDS encoding cob(I)yrinic acid a,c-diamide adenosyltransferase is translated as MLETSATDVASKGSGASSDARETRHGVLLVITGNGKGKTTSGFGTAVRALGHGFRVAVIQFMKGRIYGELEVLRDRLGVDVYQYGRNVFVDPKRLDPRDVELARAGLDKAWEIVRGGQHDLLILDEINVVTDFGMVPTQEVLELAKARPRWMDLILTGRNAPAPIVEFADTVSEVREIKHHYKKGIESRAGMEY